DNA sequence from the Brevundimonas sp. NIBR10 genome:
CGTCGTCGCCGAGGTGGGCGATCCAGGCGGCGGCGGACTGTTCCCAGCCGTCGTCCTGAGGGTCTTCGGTCATCGCGGTTCCTCCTGGGGGCGGTGGACCAGCGACACCAGAACCACCGAAATCATCATCAGCAGGAACCAGCTGCCCAGCTTGGCCAGACCGACCGGATGCCAGCCGTCCTCCTGACCCGGATAGACCCAGGCCCGGGCCAGTGTGCCCAGGTTCTCTGCGAACCAGATGAAGACCGCGACCAGCAGGAACCCCAGCAGAAACGGCATCGACCGCCGCGTCCGGTCCGGCGTGAAATAGAACCAGCCCCGTCCGAACAGCACCGCCGTCGCCACGAACAGCCCCAGCCGCACGTCCGACAGCCAGTGATGGGAAAAGAAGTTGACGTATATCGCGGCCGCCAGCAGCCAGGTGGTCCACAGCGGCGGATAGTGGCGGAACCGGATGCCGAAGATGCGCTGGATCCGCGCGATGTACGACCCCACCGCCGCATACATGAAGCCCGAAAACAGCGGCACATCGCCGATCCTGAGCAGGGACGGTTCGGGATAGATCCACGACCCGTGCGCGGTCTTGAACAGCTCCATGACGGTGCCGACCACGTGGAAGACGAAGATCACCCGCGCCTCCTCCCAGCTTTCCAGCTTGAGCAGGAGCATCGCCGCCTGGATCGCCAGCGCCGCGACCACGAGGAAATCATAGCGGGCGACGGATGCCCTGTCGGGCCACAACAGATGCGTCCCCAACAGCAGGACCAGCATCAAGCCGCCGAACAGACAGGCCCACCCCTGCTTCAGCCCGAACATCAGGAACTCGAAACCGTAGCGCGACCATGCAGCGCGGTCGGACCAGGCCTGGAGTCGCGCGAGGAGATCGCGGCCCCAGGCTTCGAGAGGGAGGCGTTGTGTCACCCCCGCCCGCGATAGGTCGGCACGCCCTGGTCGGGGAGCCACAGACCCTCGGGCGGGGTACCGGTCTGCCAGAAGACATCGATGGGGATGCCGCCGCGCGGGTACCAGTAACCGCCGATGCGCAGCCATCTGGGCTTGAGCAACTCGGCCAGCTTCAGCCCGATGGCCACGGTGCAGTCCTCGTGAAAGGCGCCGTGGTTGCGGAAGGCGGTCATGTAGAGCTTCAGGCTCTTGGACTCGACCAGCCAGTCGCCCGGCGCATAGTCGATGACGATGTGGGCGAAATCCGGCTGGCCCGTGACGGGGCACAGGCTGGTGAACTCGGGCACAGTGAACCGCGCCAGATACAGGGCGTCCGGATGCGGGTTCGGCACCCGCTCCAGGACGGCGGTTTCGGGACTGGTCGGCTGGGCGGTCTGGGCGCCGAGCTGGGAGAGGCCGGAGGTGTCGGTGGTCATGGCCGGGATTTAGGCGTCCCGGCCGCCCGACGCAAAGACCCGTGCGTCAGAAGTTGGCCAGGGTGCGGGGCGGCGGCCCATAGGCGTTGTCGCCCGGCTGGCCCGGCGTCACGCCAAGCCAGATCATGAAGGCCAGATTGATCAGCAGCGCCAGGCCCATCAGACCGAACGCGCCGCCGATTCCGGCCAAGGCGCGATAGTCCTCGTGATAGCCGTGCATCCCGACGAAGGTGCCGACGAAGGCCATGGCACCGAGGACGACGGCCGCCGCCGTGACGCCGTAGGGAATGGCCGCCAGCCAGCCCGACTTGCCCATGTCGTGCAGCCGCTTGGATGACACGCAGACCCCGAAATAGATGCTGGCCAGCGAAATCACCGTGCCGATCAGCGGCACCCAGCTAAGCAACAGGCCCGCCACGAACAGGATGATGATCCCGATCCAGTAGTCCTTCTGGCCGATACGTCCGTTGGCGTCGAGGAACAGGGTCCGCCAGTCGAAGGCCGACAGGCCCGAGCCGGCCACGCCCGGCGTATAGGCGGTGGAGGAAAACCCGGCCGGCTGTTGCGCCAGGACGATGACCTGGGTCGCCGCGCCGCCCTCGGCGACGAAATCGACCTTCATGCCGGCCCGCACGGGGGTCAACTGCTGAAGATCGGCGCGGGCGAAGGTGTAACGCAGGCCGTCGTCGCCGCTGATCAGGCCGGCGCCGGGACCGTCGTCATAGGTCAGAATCTCGCCGCGCACGCCGTCTCTCCTGTCGAAGGGGCCTGGATGGCCGAGCGCGACCATAAGGGCATGGGCGTCGCGGCGACAAGCCGGACAAGGCCTTCATCCAGGATTTGCCTTCCCCGACGTCGCCTGCTGTAAGCGTAGCCAAAGACAACGGAGGACGACGCTGTGGCCATTCCCGCTTCCCTGCAAAAGGGTCTGAAGCTGCCGGTGATCTCGGCGCCGATGTTCCTGGTGTCCGGGCCCGACCTGGTGGTCGAGGCGTGCAACGCCGGCGTCATCGGCACCTTCCCGTCGCTGAACCAGCGCACCACCGAGGGCTATCGGGACTGGCTGGTCGAGATCAAGTCGCGGCTGCATCCGGATGCGGCAGCGTTCGGGGTCAACCACATCGTCCATGGATCGAACGACCGGCTGATGGCCGATCTGGCCGTGACGGTCGAGCATCAGGTGCCGCTGGTCATCACCTCGCTGGGCGCGGTCAAGGATCTGGTCGATGCGGTCCATGGTTACGGCGGGGTCGTCTTTCACGACATCGCCAACGTCCGCCACGCGAAGAATGCCGCCAAGGCGGGCGTCGACGGTCTGATCCTGGTGGCCAACGGCGCGGGCGGCCATGCGGGGATCATCAACCCCTTCGCCCTGGTCAACGAAGTGCGCCAGTTCTTCGAGGGCACGATCATCCTGTCGGGCTGTCTGTCGACGGGTCAGGACGTGGCGGGGGCCCTGATGATGGGAGCCGACTTCGCCTATCTGGGCACCCGGTTCATCAACACGACCGAGTCGGAGGCCCAGGACGCCTACAAGGCCATGATCATCGATTCGGGTGCCACCGACATCGTCCACACCCCGGCGGTGTCCGGCATCCCGGCCAACTTCATGACCAAGTCGCTGGAGGCCAACGGCATCGATCCGAAACACCTGCCCGAACACAAGCTGGACATGGGCGAGGAGGCCCGGGCGTGGAAGACCGTCTGGTCCGCCGGCCAGGGCGCAGGCACGATCCACGACGTCCTGCCGACCGCCGAACTGGTGCGCCGCCTGCGCGACGAATATGCGCAGGCCACGGATCAATTCGCCAGAAAGGCCATCGTCGGTTAGACCGTGGGCGGATGATCCGCCACTTCTGCATCCCGCTCGCCGCCCTCGGCACCCTGACCGCCACCCCCGTCCTGGCCCAGGACGACGGCTGGGCCTTCGATTTCACCGCTGCGACCGACAACCGGTCCAAGGACGCGTCCAAGAGCGGCGGCGACCCCGCCCTGATGGGCGATGCCACGCGGGCCTTCGGATCCTTCTACGCCGGGGGCGGGTTCGAGACGATCAAAAGCGGCGGGTCAGACCTCGAACTCGAGGCTTTCGCGGGATGGTCGCCCGAGGTCATGGGGTTCGCGGTCAATCTGGACGTCACACACAAATGGCGGGTCGGGTCCGACACCGGCGTCGATGACGACGCCTGGGAGTTCACCGCCGACGTCAGCCGTGCGGTCGGCCCCGCCGAGGCCGGTCTGCGGCTTCAGCATTCGCCGGACGGTGCCGGCTCGGTCAAGGCGTGGACCTGGGTCGAGGCAAACCTCGCCTGGGCGTTCACTGATCGTCTGACCGGCTCGGCCGCCCTGGGCCGTCGTGAACAGGACAATGCCGTCGACTATACTGGCTGGAATGCGGGTGTGACCTGGGAAGTCCGCGACGGCCTGGAAGCCGATCTGCGCTGGCACGACACCGATGCCGGCGATGCGGGCGAACAGTACGACGGCGCGCTGGTGGCGTCGCTCAGCGTCGCCTTCTGATTTGGTTCCTGCGCGCGGCCAGATGCCGCGTCCTGCATCTGTGACGCTCCAGCCCACGTCCTTGATCTCGACCGCAGACAGCGGCCGTCTTTCAGGATGTCGTCCCATGACCAAAGTATCGCTTCGCGGCGTCGCCATCGCCGCCCTCGCCTCCGCCGCCCTGATCGGCGCCGCCCCCGTCCTCGCCCAGTCGATGGACCATTCCGGCCACGCCCAGGCCGCCGTTACCGTCGGCGGCGCGGCCATGTATCCGAACAAGACCATCGTCGAGAACGCCGTCAACTCGCCGATCCACACGACCCTGGTCGCAGCCGTCAAGGCCGCCGGCCTGGTCGAGACCCTGTCGGGCCCCGGTCCGTTCACCGTCTTCGCCCCGACCGACGCCGCCTTCGCCAAACTGCCCGCCGGCACCGTCGAAACCCTGGTCGAGCCCGCCAACAAGGCGACCCTGACCAAGATCCTGACCTATCACGTCGTCGCCGGTCGGGTGTCCGCCGAACAGCTGATCGGCATGATCAACGCGGGCGGCGGCAAGGCCGAACTGACCACCGTCGAGGGCGGCATCCTGACCGCCTCCCTGCAAGGCTCGTCCGTCATGCTGACCGACGAGAAGGGCGGCGTCGCGACGGTGACCCAGGCCGACGTGTTCCAATCCAACGGCGTGATCCACGTCACCGACACGGTGTCGATGCCCAACTGATCCTGACGGGTTCGGGGCCTGATCTTCGGATCGGGCCCCGGCCTTCCCTGTCCCGCCTGCAGTCGCTTATGGTAAAGCTTGTCCACGCAGCGGCCGGAGGGACAGGATATGGTCTGGAGATGGGGCCTGACCATCGCGGGGGCGGCCTGGATGTCGGCCGCGCCGGTGCTGGCGCAGGGGACGACGTCCGCAAACCCACCCACGCCCACCTGGGCTTTCACGCTGGGCGTGACCACCGACTACGTCCGGCGCGGCACAGTCCGGGGCCAGGATGACGTCGAGGGGGTCGGCACGGCTCAGTGGAGCCGTGGCCTCTTCTACGCCAGCGTCGCCGCCAACACGGCCGCCGTGGCCGACAGCGATTACGAGGTCGACGTCTCGGTCGGACTTCAACCCACATGGGCCGGATGGGCCTGGCAGATCGCGGCCTCGCGCATCAGCTATTTCGGCGGGTCGGGCGACGTCGACAACTGGCAGGTCTCGGCCCAGGCGACGCGGTCTTTCGGCCCCGCCACGGTCGTCGCCTTGGTCGGCGGGTCGCCCGATTACGAAGGCGCGGCCGAGGACGCCGTCTGGGGCCAGACCTCGCTGGCCTGGGCCATCACCCCGAAACTGTCGGCCGACGCAGTGGTCGGATTTCAGGATCAGGTCGGCGCGCCCGACTATGGCTGGTGGCAGGCCGGGATCACCTACGCCCTGACCTCTGCGGTCTCAGCCGACCTGCACTGGTACGACACCGACAACGCGGCGGCCCTGGGCGAAAGCGGCGACGGCCAGGCGGTGCTGGCCTTGACCTGGAGCTTCTAGGCCGCCAGCGCCTGATCCAGATCCGCAATCAGGTCCTCGACGTCTTCCACACCGACCGACAGGCGGATCAGGGTGTCGGTGACGCCGCCGGCCTCGCGCAGTTCCCTGGGGACGCTGGCGTGGGTCATGATGGCGGGGTGATTGACCAGGCTTTCGACACCGCCGAGCGACTCGGCCAGGGTGAAGACGCGGACGCTTTCCAGAACGCGTTTGGTGCGGTCCAGATCGCCGTCCAGCACCACCGACACCATTCCGCCGAAACCCGACATCTGGGAAGCGGCGAGTTCATGCTGGGGATGGGTGATCAGGCCGGGATAGATGACGCGGGCGATGCCGGCGCCCTTGGCCGCGCGGTCCTCCAGCCAGTTGGCGACGGCCATGGCGTTGGAACAGTGGGCCTTCATCCGCAGGCCGAGCGTCTTCAGCCCCCGGTTGGCCAGGAAGGCGTCGAACGGCCCCATGACGCCGCCGACCGAGTTCTGCAGGAACTTCAGCTGGGCCGCGACCTCGGCGTCCCGGGCGACCAGCACCCCGCCGATGATGTCGGAATGGCCGTTCAGGTATTTGGTCGCCGAATGCATGACGACGTCGGCGCCCAGGCTCAGCGGCTGCTGGCAGAAGGGCGTGGCGAAGGTGTTGTCGACGACCAGCAGCAGGCCGTGGGTCTTTGCGATCTTCGACAGGGCCGCGATGTCGGCAATCTTCATCAGGGGGTTGGTCGGGGTTTCGACCCAGAGCATCTTTGTCTTGTCGGTGATCGCCGCCTCGACCGCCGCGAGGTCCGACAGATCGACATAGGCGAAATCCAGCCCCATCGAGCGCCGCCGCACCCGCTCGAACAGCCGCCACGAGCCACCGTACAGGTCATCGCCGGTGACGATGTGGCTCCCTGCGTCCAGCAACTCCAGCGCCGTCGACGTCGCAGCCATGCCGGAGGCAAAGCCGAACGCCTGAACCCCGCCTTCCAGATCGGCGATACAGCCCTCGAACGCCTCGCGCGTCGGGTTCTTGCCCCGGGCGTACTCATAACCCTTGTTCACCCCCGGACTTTCCTGAGCGTAGGTCGAGGTGGCGTAGATCGGGGTCATGACCGCGCCCGTGGTCGGGTCCGGCCGCTGTCCGGCGTGAATGGCACGGGTCGAAAAGCCCTGGCTGTTCTTGAGGCTGGCCATGGTGGGATCCTGTCAGGCGAGGGTCTGGTCAAAGAAGTCGAGGCAGCGGTCCGAGACCTCGGTCCACTGGGTAGCGTTCATCAGGTGGCCGGCGCCGCGTGTGACCTGAACGCGCACCGGGATCTCTTCGTCCATCAGGAACCGCCGCCAGCGCTGGGTCGAGGCCGGCGAGACCACCCGGTCCCTTTCGGAGCGGACGATGAGTACG
Encoded proteins:
- a CDS encoding nitronate monooxygenase; protein product: MAIPASLQKGLKLPVISAPMFLVSGPDLVVEACNAGVIGTFPSLNQRTTEGYRDWLVEIKSRLHPDAAAFGVNHIVHGSNDRLMADLAVTVEHQVPLVITSLGAVKDLVDAVHGYGGVVFHDIANVRHAKNAAKAGVDGLILVANGAGGHAGIINPFALVNEVRQFFEGTIILSGCLSTGQDVAGALMMGADFAYLGTRFINTTESEAQDAYKAMIIDSGATDIVHTPAVSGIPANFMTKSLEANGIDPKHLPEHKLDMGEEARAWKTVWSAGQGAGTIHDVLPTAELVRRLRDEYAQATDQFARKAIVG
- a CDS encoding DUF805 domain-containing protein, coding for MRGEILTYDDGPGAGLISGDDGLRYTFARADLQQLTPVRAGMKVDFVAEGGAATQVIVLAQQPAGFSSTAYTPGVAGSGLSAFDWRTLFLDANGRIGQKDYWIGIIILFVAGLLLSWVPLIGTVISLASIYFGVCVSSKRLHDMGKSGWLAAIPYGVTAAAVVLGAMAFVGTFVGMHGYHEDYRALAGIGGAFGLMGLALLINLAFMIWLGVTPGQPGDNAYGPPPRTLANF
- a CDS encoding cystathionine gamma-synthase, with translation MASLKNSQGFSTRAIHAGQRPDPTTGAVMTPIYATSTYAQESPGVNKGYEYARGKNPTREAFEGCIADLEGGVQAFGFASGMAATSTALELLDAGSHIVTGDDLYGGSWRLFERVRRRSMGLDFAYVDLSDLAAVEAAITDKTKMLWVETPTNPLMKIADIAALSKIAKTHGLLLVVDNTFATPFCQQPLSLGADVVMHSATKYLNGHSDIIGGVLVARDAEVAAQLKFLQNSVGGVMGPFDAFLANRGLKTLGLRMKAHCSNAMAVANWLEDRAAKGAGIARVIYPGLITHPQHELAASQMSGFGGMVSVVLDGDLDRTKRVLESVRVFTLAESLGGVESLVNHPAIMTHASVPRELREAGGVTDTLIRLSVGVEDVEDLIADLDQALAA
- a CDS encoding TorF family putative porin, translated to MIRHFCIPLAALGTLTATPVLAQDDGWAFDFTAATDNRSKDASKSGGDPALMGDATRAFGSFYAGGGFETIKSGGSDLELEAFAGWSPEVMGFAVNLDVTHKWRVGSDTGVDDDAWEFTADVSRAVGPAEAGLRLQHSPDGAGSVKAWTWVEANLAWAFTDRLTGSAALGRREQDNAVDYTGWNAGVTWEVRDGLEADLRWHDTDAGDAGEQYDGALVASLSVAF
- a CDS encoding DUF817 domain-containing protein, which gives rise to MTQRLPLEAWGRDLLARLQAWSDRAAWSRYGFEFLMFGLKQGWACLFGGLMLVLLLGTHLLWPDRASVARYDFLVVAALAIQAAMLLLKLESWEEARVIFVFHVVGTVMELFKTAHGSWIYPEPSLLRIGDVPLFSGFMYAAVGSYIARIQRIFGIRFRHYPPLWTTWLLAAAIYVNFFSHHWLSDVRLGLFVATAVLFGRGWFYFTPDRTRRSMPFLLGFLLVAVFIWFAENLGTLARAWVYPGQEDGWHPVGLAKLGSWFLLMMISVVLVSLVHRPQEEPR
- a CDS encoding fasciclin domain-containing protein, whose product is MTKVSLRGVAIAALASAALIGAAPVLAQSMDHSGHAQAAVTVGGAAMYPNKTIVENAVNSPIHTTLVAAVKAAGLVETLSGPGPFTVFAPTDAAFAKLPAGTVETLVEPANKATLTKILTYHVVAGRVSAEQLIGMINAGGGKAELTTVEGGILTASLQGSSVMLTDEKGGVATVTQADVFQSNGVIHVTDTVSMPN
- the queF gene encoding preQ(1) synthase codes for the protein MTTDTSGLSQLGAQTAQPTSPETAVLERVPNPHPDALYLARFTVPEFTSLCPVTGQPDFAHIVIDYAPGDWLVESKSLKLYMTAFRNHGAFHEDCTVAIGLKLAELLKPRWLRIGGYWYPRGGIPIDVFWQTGTPPEGLWLPDQGVPTYRGRG